In one candidate division KSB1 bacterium genomic region, the following are encoded:
- a CDS encoding RagB/SusD family nutrient uptake outer membrane protein yields MIKNNKLNKQSRTQSWVVSLLVLSVFGFIGCETLDFSNPNSPDIASASTQQLVTGAESNMRFGLNRYLQVTEIIGRNTYFIEPSDPRFTTELLSGPIDAGGFLNNTPWTRRYQVVFNCNELLARAEGAGVEGFAKTIRAYQLLLMLNYLDTEGIRTNFDGDVTKPFATKEEGFNFIENDLNEANTALGSAGGSFSFALSDGFAGFDTPAGFARFNRAIAARVAVYRGKFNDALTAWGQSFLDPAGDLNLGVYHVYSSSAGDVLNPIFEIPTAAVINYYAHPSIETDAQTNAGGTVDGRFSSKVVKRAPFINDDLTSDLGVTVANSSTAPWPIIRNEELILLRAEANIGLMQYSVAEADLNIV; encoded by the coding sequence ATGATTAAAAATAATAAATTAAACAAACAAAGTCGAACCCAAAGTTGGGTCGTGTCTTTGCTTGTATTGTCGGTATTCGGGTTTATCGGGTGCGAAACCTTAGATTTTTCCAACCCAAATTCACCGGATATAGCGAGTGCCTCGACTCAGCAGCTTGTAACAGGAGCTGAATCGAATATGAGATTCGGACTCAATCGATATCTCCAGGTAACGGAGATCATTGGTCGAAATACCTACTTCATTGAGCCATCTGACCCGAGGTTTACAACCGAATTACTATCCGGTCCTATCGATGCGGGTGGTTTCTTAAATAATACCCCATGGACCCGTAGATACCAGGTGGTTTTTAATTGTAACGAACTATTAGCAAGAGCCGAAGGGGCAGGCGTTGAAGGTTTTGCTAAAACGATTCGTGCATATCAACTTTTGTTAATGCTCAATTACCTTGATACCGAAGGCATCCGCACAAACTTTGATGGCGATGTGACCAAACCCTTTGCAACCAAAGAAGAGGGCTTTAACTTTATTGAGAATGATCTTAATGAAGCGAACACGGCGCTGGGTTCTGCCGGGGGCTCATTTTCATTTGCACTCTCGGATGGATTTGCGGGATTTGATACGCCTGCCGGTTTCGCACGATTTAACCGCGCCATTGCTGCCAGAGTCGCAGTATATCGAGGCAAATTTAACGATGCCTTAACGGCTTGGGGACAATCATTCCTGGACCCGGCCGGAGACCTCAACCTTGGTGTCTACCATGTTTATAGCTCATCAGCAGGCGATGTCTTAAATCCGATTTTTGAAATTCCGACTGCGGCAGTTATAAATTATTATGCGCATCCAAGCATTGAAACTGATGCACAAACGAATGCTGGCGGCACGGTTGACGGGAGATTTTCTTCAAAGGTAGTCAAACGAGCACCATTCATTAACGATGACCTGACGTCTGATTTGGGCGTGACCGTCGCCAACAGTTCAACGGCTCCCTGGCCGATTATCAGGAACGAAGAACTCATCTTGTTGCGCGCGGAAGCAAATATCGGCTTGATGCAATACAGTGTTGCTGAAGCAGACCTGAATATTGT